The following are encoded together in the Spirochaetota bacterium genome:
- a CDS encoding HAMP domain-containing histidine kinase translates to ERIKGDDLNSYNNMIKRSIERINSMRKLILDIIDLTKLESGRKVRNIEEFNIKNLVNKIVEEFSNYASKRNIKLKIFCDDIFIKSDQTDIEMILSNFISNAIKYNRDSGEVNIEIKQYQNNLFISVSDTGIGIKEEDIKKLFNEFVRIKNEKTRNIEGSGLGLSIVKKIVDYYNGSIDVKSEYGKGSTFIVNLPNLVTEKVGNK, encoded by the coding sequence GAGAGGATAAAAGGAGATGATTTAAATTCATATAATAACATGATCAAAAGGTCTATTGAAAGAATTAATTCTATGAGGAAGTTGATTTTAGATATAATAGATTTGACTAAACTTGAATCTGGAAGGAAGGTAAGAAATATAGAAGAATTTAATATTAAAAATCTTGTTAATAAAATTGTGGAAGAGTTTTCAAATTACGCTTCAAAAAGAAATATAAAATTAAAAATTTTTTGTGATGATATTTTTATTAAGTCGGATCAAACAGATATTGAGATGATATTATCTAATTTTATAAGTAATGCTATAAAGTATAATAGAGACAGCGGTGAAGTTAATATTGAGATTAAACAATATCAAAATAATTTATTTATTTCTGTTTCAGATACAGGTATAGGTATTAAAGAGGAAGATATTAAAAAGCTTTTTAATGAGTTTGTAAGAATAAAAAATGAAAAAACAAGAAATATTGAAGGTAGTGGGCTTGGGCTTAGTATAGTTAAAAAAATTGTTGATTATTATAATGGAAGTATTGATGTTAAATCTGAATATGGTAAGGGAAGTACATTTATTGTTAATTTACCAAATTTAGTGACAGAAAAAGTGGGTAATAAATGA